A genomic region of Nostoc sp. UHCC 0702 contains the following coding sequences:
- a CDS encoding SAM-dependent DNA methyltransferase, protein MANESSTIVQKLWNYCNVLRDDGVSYSDYVEQLTYLLFLKMVEEQNQLPLPLGKRSTIPPEYSWSALRSQDGDALETQYRHTLENLGKEKGLLGVIFRKSQNKIQDPAKLKRLVELINSETWIGLDIDVKGEIYEGLLQKNAEDVKGGAGQYFTPRALIKAIVEVMQPQPGQRICDPACGTGGFFLVANDHISKNYRLDKAQKQFLKNQTFKGFDVADGVVRLCAMNLYLHGIAGDESPVDAKDSLMADPGDRFELVLTNPPFGKKSSITVFNDDGKADKEKVVYRRDDFWATTSNKQLNFLQHVKTLLQINGKAAVVVPDNVLFEGGAGETIRKKLLHECDVHTLLRLPTGIFYAQGVKANVLFFDRKPASADPWTKKLWIYDFRTNQHFTLKTNPLRYDNLQDFIQCFNAQNRQERQETDRFRAFSYEELMQRDKVSLDIFWLRDESLEDSDNLPAPDVLALEIAEDLEAALELFQSITENLEAKTVNEV, encoded by the coding sequence ATGGCTAACGAATCCTCAACCATCGTTCAAAAACTCTGGAATTACTGCAACGTCCTCCGCGATGACGGCGTTAGCTACAGTGACTATGTAGAACAGCTTACCTATTTGCTGTTCCTGAAGATGGTCGAAGAACAAAACCAACTTCCCCTACCTTTGGGCAAACGTTCCACCATTCCCCCAGAATACAGTTGGTCAGCACTGCGATCGCAAGATGGTGATGCTTTAGAAACCCAGTACCGCCACACTTTAGAAAACCTGGGTAAAGAAAAAGGACTATTGGGCGTTATCTTCCGCAAATCGCAAAACAAAATTCAAGACCCCGCCAAACTCAAGCGACTGGTAGAACTTATCAACTCAGAAACTTGGATTGGTTTAGATATCGACGTAAAAGGAGAAATTTACGAAGGACTGCTGCAAAAGAACGCTGAAGATGTCAAAGGCGGCGCAGGGCAGTATTTTACGCCAAGGGCATTAATTAAAGCCATTGTCGAAGTCATGCAACCCCAACCAGGACAACGCATCTGCGATCCTGCTTGCGGTACAGGTGGTTTTTTCCTAGTTGCTAACGATCACATCAGCAAAAATTACAGACTCGATAAAGCCCAAAAGCAATTCCTGAAAAATCAAACCTTTAAAGGATTTGATGTCGCTGATGGGGTAGTGCGCCTCTGTGCGATGAATCTGTATTTACACGGTATTGCTGGCGATGAAAGTCCAGTTGATGCTAAAGATAGCTTAATGGCAGATCCAGGCGATCGCTTTGAATTAGTATTAACCAATCCACCCTTCGGTAAAAAAAGCAGCATCACAGTTTTCAACGACGATGGCAAAGCAGACAAAGAAAAGGTCGTTTATCGCCGTGATGACTTTTGGGCTACCACATCTAACAAACAGTTAAACTTTCTCCAGCACGTCAAAACCCTACTGCAAATCAACGGTAAAGCTGCGGTTGTCGTTCCCGATAACGTCCTGTTTGAAGGTGGTGCTGGTGAAACCATCCGCAAGAAATTACTGCACGAATGCGACGTACACACCTTGCTGAGACTGCCAACAGGTATATTCTACGCTCAAGGTGTCAAAGCTAACGTCTTATTCTTTGACCGCAAACCCGCTAGCGCCGATCCCTGGACTAAGAAACTGTGGATTTACGATTTCAGAACCAATCAGCACTTTACCCTGAAAACCAATCCTCTGCGCTACGACAACTTGCAAGACTTTATCCAATGCTTTAATGCTCAAAATCGCCAGGAACGCCAGGAAACAGACAGGTTTAGAGCTTTTAGCTATGAAGAACTGATGCAACGCGATAAAGTCAGTCTGGATATTTTTTGGCTGAGGGATGAAAGTTTAGAAGACTCTGATAACCTCCCTGCACCGGATGTTTTAGCTTTAGAGATTGCTGAGGATTTAGAAGCAGCGTTGGAACTCTTCCAAAGTATAACTGAGAACTTGGAAGCGAAAACCGTCAATGAAGTGTAA
- a CDS encoding ATP-binding protein has product MSTARHIIALLKSYLEGEEQQFFSVALQMAAHEARQGHTKVAQDIQILIDKAKERKSVIERKGSPVPLVQPKGELVNLVSVQYSDTRLIDMVLPPVLEKRLQRILIEHIKQHRLAEYNLKPRRKILLVGPPGSGKSMTAAALAGELQLPLFTVLYTGLITKFMGETANQLKLIFDAMLVTRGVYFFDEFDAIGSQRASVNDVGEIRRVLNSCLQLLENDDSQSLIIAATNHPDLLDKALFRRFDDVIEYELPNQEVVRKLLKTRLAPFDTEWQNWEYIIESANGLSQAELVRAADEAAKVAVISDQDSISEENMISAILERKNTIFK; this is encoded by the coding sequence ATGTCAACAGCTCGCCATATTATTGCGCTCTTGAAGAGCTACCTAGAAGGTGAGGAGCAGCAATTTTTTTCTGTTGCTCTACAGATGGCTGCACATGAAGCACGACAAGGACACACCAAAGTTGCTCAAGACATTCAAATTCTCATTGATAAAGCAAAAGAGCGCAAATCTGTTATTGAGCGTAAAGGTTCCCCTGTACCTCTTGTCCAACCCAAGGGAGAACTAGTAAATCTTGTATCGGTTCAGTATTCAGACACAAGACTTATTGATATGGTTCTTCCTCCAGTTTTAGAAAAAAGATTACAGCGTATTCTTATAGAACATATCAAGCAGCATCGTTTAGCTGAGTATAATCTCAAACCTCGTCGCAAAATACTTTTAGTTGGCCCACCAGGTTCAGGTAAGTCGATGACTGCTGCTGCTCTTGCTGGAGAACTACAACTTCCTCTTTTCACAGTTCTTTATACTGGTCTAATTACAAAGTTTATGGGTGAGACAGCTAATCAGCTTAAACTCATATTTGATGCAATGCTGGTGACAAGAGGTGTTTATTTTTTTGACGAGTTTGATGCCATTGGCTCACAACGTGCTTCAGTTAATGACGTTGGAGAGATTCGCCGGGTTTTAAATTCCTGCTTGCAGCTTTTGGAGAATGATGACAGCCAAAGCCTAATCATTGCTGCGACTAATCATCCTGATTTATTAGATAAGGCTCTTTTTCGACGTTTCGATGATGTTATTGAATATGAGCTACCAAATCAAGAAGTTGTTCGCAAATTACTCAAAACACGTCTAGCTCCTTTTGATACTGAGTGGCAAAATTGGGAATATATTATTGAGAGTGCTAATGGTCTAAGTCAAGCAGAATTAGTTCGAGCCGCAGATGAAGCGGCGAAAGTAGCTGTGATTTCTGATCAAGATTCAATTTCTGAAGAAAACATGATTTCTGCGATTCTAGAGCGCAAAAACACTATCTTTAAGTGA